The following proteins come from a genomic window of Sander vitreus isolate 19-12246 chromosome 14, sanVit1, whole genome shotgun sequence:
- the pdk4 gene encoding pyruvate dehydrogenase kinase, isozyme 4 isoform X2 — protein MKFAQFLLKNGAGIPKQVERFAKFSPSPLSMKQFIDFGSANACEKTSFVFLRQELPVRLANIMKEIDFLPDKLLGTPSLKLLISWYSQSLLEIVDFLEKDPDNKDVLTNFTQTLVNVRNRHNNVVPTMAQGVVEYKEAFGVDPVTNQNVQYFLDRFYMSRISTRMLMNQHSQYSTQ, from the exons ATGAAGTTCGCTCAGTTTTTGCTGAAAAATGGCGCTGGTATACCGAAACAAGTGGAGAGGTTCGCTAagttctccccctctcccttgtCTATGAAGCAATTCATTGACTTTG GCTCTGCCAATGCATGTGAGAAGACCTCTTTTGTGTTCCTGCGGCAGGAGCTTCCTGTCAGACTGGCCAACATCATGAAGGAAATTGATTTCCTCCCTGACAAGCTCCTTGGCACTCCTTCCCTAAAGCTCCTCATCAGCTG GTATTCACAGAGTTTGCTGGAGATTGTAGATTTTTTAGAAAAGGATCCAGATAATAAGGATGTCCTGACAAA CTTCACACAGACTCTGGTAAACGTCCGTAATCGGCACAACAACGTGGTGCCCACCATGGCTCAGGGTGTGGTGGAGTACAAGGAGGCCTTTGGCGTGGACCCTGTCACCAACCAGAACGTTCAGTACTTCCTGGATCGCTTCTACATGAGCCGCATTTCTACACGCATGCTCATGAACCAGCACAGTCAGTATAGCACTCAGTGA